In Maniola hyperantus chromosome 13, iAphHyp1.2, whole genome shotgun sequence, one genomic interval encodes:
- the LOC117987394 gene encoding uncharacterized protein translates to MKGPWNIWWQSFTVLMIIYKYVVHLLIAYYLEDANPFLDATVILGEVFFSLDILLHLLHAFWAIVRLHMRVYRRNYIMLFFDVISLWPFGTIFKYKKRYETWLLIGRCLAIGRIYRLFGFFRSLNETMRNTRKKIHVLEHILLVLLMLHGATCLWYWFHRPALSGRDWHLLGFKIPSRSIQFDNYMTCWYYCACRFFNTIFGDSFPLNGREKWLTSLLMIFGFVCMRYRCIGGLTWELVLENRRWSVFVEQYHHMIQYLKFRGAPSGLIQQAMLYKQQLWKMKDGILTTHHLKELPVPIQMELIFDINVGHFHSSFLLGDTEESFMRQISLLMRHELYLAGQYVWNQGVVKNGMLFIKRGVLEMLSDEDDESPMIAFKEGTVLGEISLFYSIPSKVTAKAATYVELQVLRRTDFMRAMTENPHMLQIIRSKVDSRIKSSKIKQNAITKYDQKDSRLIRTRYRPMKLFKNHLSGIEEEDPTFVDDSHMYYKDENNISHRKFTTEYLDLYKLASNVTTIEDPRICLRATFPWILEPNTDFTHMFDVAHFIMVLYVCIMCPHLAVVLVQSDWEKVLGAIVIAGLLLNIYIQLTTAIVKKNVRKETVREIAEEKMASLGFYLDVLSVFPMYIFTDTLDPQGESIATQIAILFPTLQVWHIWDYLGKWRRNFHSNANFLCCTKYCLLFLIFCYWSGCILYLTTCPRNLCRENSWMSLLIFWETKIFVTNDAKHERPMTSSIFFGASVFTGSGTSEISPGSEDLMLIVLLLKLGAYLSFFYIAKICSIYVLSTQRKLKFKESMRELFYFLSVNHVSVKIKARVKKFFCVQWYYNNAVSSEEIFKDMSSNIQQEILSLEMIETLLYCPLFQDCSRDFLQTLASKSRTIVLPDNEIVQHAANIGRDMYILKMGYCNKLNNLGKVESSLGPGSNLGLVEMLFGLPKVFTVVTTTNCILLHIEYTVLVQCWSSFPEISDPIQQVIKDPEIIQQASRYEEGKPLMGKIDAKMNKIAKEIKESFVIISGKKERMQYKEVFDKLGIMRYLRYLFLPGCITPHGFFLKLWCSIRFMLAIYYVIIIPYNIATKQSKLGNSYSWMDIVLYVDIILMAYVAYYDERSLLVTHPLLTMTRYLKHAFFLDILSVFPFEELFKVVNDHTDTDLYRINHILLVFRITGAFSYWESDIMQVNQAVVLLKFLPIAMTLVNFATAFIFMNSCKPQILRDSSYVMVNCTSVIVFSTAETKLKTAVSQYFHTFYWVFQIFMGCGCTPVVVSNSTDMWLAMALQITGMLYFGLMFGYISSTRSASSHALLSHNEKTRDLADFLYRENVDLMLTVKTLKYFEYVWKRTHGSDPQKICRGLNSALMEDTLVFMYERALREVPLFGKVERSFIRVITQHLHEMYFLKGDTVVLCKDLQTYIYIIYRGKVDVLSSYNEMITCMGPGGMFGNFSGQPVSISGVAIYASRNLDLLVLPSQTFFNLVKYYPKIREPLQKAFEISKDYILPISMDNMDEDSSGDSDLDLMSCDDSAFDSKSGSSRFDSLGSTLASAQSASNTSQSKSVTSIVSYRSYLHVNNILKPGSSLYQAFGYLTCIMATANYVLALYELVTLNDCYIIFWVQSFFDIYFYINIFISMHQGYLNRHGNLILDATKCRARYYRHKLWVWSDLLCNFPFELFGFCFPKPLTAVHYFRANKLLRLKYLVEFYRKTSAELTNNLTTLQSAMTIFIVVLLLHTFTCIWLLTLLALSPYNVIRTLKMHLLDDDLPLRLWDYTSSFYVVVAVLTSTGGDEFLVDAIPSKIILAICLICGKMLAATVIATSMQVTYSARYALNTYEKAAWELIDVLKNQGLSNYQLMKFWKYVQTLWVTERGRQLPALLARTPYVLRCDLMSAMFGQHLRNCFIFAETGEPFLRQLSALLDYSIYFPGNYIIVAGDSETRMHWVASGSVAVVSVRPDLTETTHELLGPGDVFGIMQGLNRGVPHCFSYRAENKVGILTLSLDSWINILPYFPDAAKVISERSEVLFTQI, encoded by the exons ATGAAGGGACCATGGAATATCTGGTGGCAG AGTTTCACGGTATTGATGATAATCTACAAATACGTGGTACACTTATTAATCGCTTATTACCTTGAGGACGCTAACCCTTTCTTAGACGCAACTGTGATCCTTGGAGAAGTGTTTTTCTCATTGGACATCTTATTGCACCTGTTGCATGCATTTTGGGCTATCGTACGACTACATATGAGAGTGTACAGACGAAACTATATAATGTTGTTTTTTGACGTCATCAGTCTATGGCCTTTTGGAACAATTT TCAAGTACAAAAAACGCTACGAGACTTGGTTACTTATTGGGCGATGTCTAGCCATTGGACGCATTTACAGATTATTTGGATTTTTCCGAAGCCTAAATGAAACG ATGAGAAACACACGCAAGAAAATACATGTACTAGAACATATACTACTAGTACTCTTAATGTTGCATGGAGCCACATGTCTATGGTACTGGTTCCACAGACCAGCGCTTAGTGGTCGAGATTGGCACTTGTTGGGCTTCAAGATCCCTAGCAGAAGTATACAATTTGACAA CTACATGACATGCTGGTACTACTGTGCGTGCCGCTTTTTCAACACAATATTTGGTGATAGTTTTCCCCTG AACGGCCGAGAGAAATGGTTGACTTCCTTGTTGATGATATTTGGATTTGTTTGTATGCGTTATCGATGTATTGGAGGACTCACGTGGGAGTTGGTACTGGAAAACCGGCGATGGTCTGTCTTTGTAGAGCAG TATCACCACATGATCCAATACCTGAAGTTCCGCGGAGCTCCATCTGGACTGATCCAGCAGGCAATGCTGTACAAACAACAGCTCTGGAAGATGAAGGACGGGATTCTGACTACCCATCATTTGAAAGAATTGCCTGTGCCGATACAGATGGAACTTATCTTTGACATAAACGTCGGACATTTTCACAGCTCTTTCCTCTTGGGTGATACTG AGGAATCTTTTATGCGACAAATATCCCTGTTGATGAGACATGAGCTGTATTTGGCTGGACAGTATGTTTGGAACCAGGGCGTGGTTAAGAACGGAATGCTGTTTATCAAACGAGGAGTCTTGGAAATGCTTTCAGATGAGGACGATGAAAGTCCGATGATCGCGTTTAAGGAAGGAACt GTTCTGGGTGAAATAAGTCTGTTTTATTCAATACCATCAAAAGTTACTGCAAAAGCGGCTACATACGTAGAATTACAG GTGTTACGAAGAACGGATTTCATGAGAGCAATGACAGAAAATCCGCATATGCTACAAATCATCCGGAGTAAAGTAGACTCGAGAATAAAAAGCTCTAAGATAAAACAG aATGCAATTACAAAATACGACCAAAAAGATTCTCGACTTATTAGAACACGATATAGACCGAtgaagttatttaaaaatcatttatcaGGAATCGAAGAGGAGGATCCAACGTTTGTAGATGATTCCCATATGTATTACaaag ATGAGAACAATATCAGTCATCGGAAATTTACTACcgaatatttagatttatataaACTCGCCAGCAATGTTACCACGATTGAAGACCCTCGGATTTGTCTCCGTGCAACCTTTCCATggattttggaaccaaatacTGATTTT ACACACATGTTCGACGTAGCCCACTTTATAATGGTGTTGTACGTTTGTATAATGTGCCCGCATTTGGCAGTCGTCTTAGTACAGTCAGATTGGGAGAAAGTTCTTGGCGCGATCGTCATTGCTGGATTGTTGCTCAACATCTATATACAGCTCACTACTGCAATTGTTAAAAAA AATGTCAGAAAAGAAACAGTGAGAGAGATCGCCGAGGAAAAAATGGCTTCACTCGGTTTTTATCTCGACGTTTTATCAGTTTTTCCCATGTATATATTTACCGACACACTGGACCCACAAGGTGAATCGATCGCTACGCAAATAGCCATTTTGTTCCCGACGCTACAAGTATGGCACATTTGGGATTATTTGGGCAAATGGCGAAGAAATTTTCATAGCAATGCAAAT TTTCTTTGTTGTACAAAATATTGCCTCCTATTTCTGATATTTTGCTATTGGTCGGGATGCATTTTGTATCTTACCACCTGTCCTAGAAATTTATGTCGAGAG aaCTCTTGGATGTCCTTACTCATTTTCTGGGagacaaaaatatttgtaacaAATGATGCCAAACATGAGAGGCCCATGACCTCCTCTATTTTTTTCGGAGCATCAGTATTCACGGGTAGCGGAACGTCTGAAATTTCCCCAGGATCTGAAGATTTGATGCTG ATCGTATTGCTTTTAAAATTGGGAGCTTATTTGTCATTTTTCTATATCGCTAAAATTTGTTCAATATACGTATTATCTACGCAACgaaaattaaagtttaag GAATCTATGAGGGAACTCTTTTACTTCCTCTCAGTGAATCACGTCAGTGTAAAAATCAAGGCACGGGTGAAAAAGTTCTTTTGCGTTCAATG GTATTACAACAACGCAGTTTCAAGTGAAGAAATATTCAAAGACATGTCGAGTAATATCCAACAAGAAATCTTGTCATTGGAGATGATAGAAACTCTACTATACTGCCCACTTTTCCAG GATTGCAGTCGAGACTTTTTGCAAACTCTGGCCTCAAAGTCTAGAACTATAGTGTTACCGGACAATGAGATCGTGCAACACGCAGCTAATATTGGCCGCGACAtgtatattttgaaaatg GGATATTGTAATAAGCTGAATAATCTTGGGAAAGTTGAATCGTCCCTTGGACCTGGCAGCAACTTAGGTCTTGTCGAAATGTTGTTTGGGCTCCCCAAG GTATTTACAGTAGTGACTACAACCAACTGCATTTTGCTTCATATAGAATACACTGTTCTGGTGCAATGCTGGAGCTCATTCCCTGAGATTTCTGATCCTATACAGCAG GTTATAAAAGATCCTGAAATTATTCAACAAGCATCCCGTTACGAAGAGGGTAAGCCTCTTATGGGGAAAATTGATGCAAAGATGAATAAAATAGCG AAAGAAATTAAAGAGAGCTTTGTAATAATAAgcggaaagaaagaaagaatgcAATACAAGGAAGTGTTTGATAAATTAGGAATTATGAG GTACTTGCGATACCTTTTCCTGCCAGGGTGCATTACTCCACATGGGTTCTTTTTGAAATTATGGTGTTCAATAAGATTTATGTTGGCAATTTACTACGTCATTATCATACCCTATAACATCGCT ACTAAACAAAGCAAACTGGGCAACAGCTACTCCTGGATGGACATAgtattgtacgtagatattatattaatggCTTACGTGGCATACTATGACGAGAGATCGCTGTTGGTAACACACCCCTTACTTACAATGACGCGCTATTTGAAACACGCTTTCTTTTTGGATATTTTAAGTGTATTTCCTTTTGAAGAActg TTCAAAGTCGTAAATGATCACACTGATACAGATCTCTACAGGATAAATCATATTTTACTA GTATTCAGAATAACAGGTGCGTTCTCGTATTGGGAGAGCGATATAATGCAAGTCAATCAAGCAGTTGTCCTGCTAAAGTTTCTACCCATCGCTATGACGTTGGTTAACTTTGCGACCGCTTTTATCTTTATGAACTCCTGTAAGCCACAGATACTGCGTGATTCTAGCTATGTCATGGTCAATTGTACGAGTGTTATAGTGTTTAGTACTGCAGAAACTAAATTGAAGA CTGCTGTGTCACAATACTTTCATACTTTTTATTGGGTGTTTCAAATATTTATgg GTTGTGGATGTACCCCAGTGGTTGTCTCGAACTCAACAGATATGTGGTTGGCGATGGCTTTACAAATAACTGGGATGCTCTACTTTGGGCTTATGTTCGGCTATATTTCATCAACACGTTCGGCGTCTTCACACGCTTTATTGAGTCACAAT GAAAAAACCAGGGATTTAGCGGACTTTTTGTATCGAGAGAACGTCGACCTGATGCTTACGGTGAAAACTTTGAAGTACTTTGAATACGTTTGGAAAAGAACTCACGGGAGCGACCCGCAG AAAATATGCCGAGGTCTAAACTCGGCGCTAATGGAAGACACGCTCGTTTTCATGTACGAGAGGGCTCTCCGCGAGGTGCCGTTGTTTGGCAAAGTGGAGCGCTCTTTCATCAGGGTCATTACGCAGCATCTCCACGAGATGTACTTCCTCAAAGGCGACACCGTGGTGCTTTGCAAGGACTTGCAGACTTATATTTATATCATTTATAGAGGCAAG GTGGACGTTTTGAGTTCATACAATGAAATGATAACATGTATGGGACCTGGTGGCATGTTTGGTAATTTCTCTGGA CAACCTGTCTCAATATCTGGAGTAGCGATATACGCAAGCAGAAACTTAGATTTGCTAGTACTGCCTTCACAGACGTTTTTTAACCTCGTCAAATATTATCCAAAGATTCGAGAGCCGTTGCAGAAGGCATTCGAAATATCTAAAGATTACATATTGCCCATATCAATGGACAACATGGACGAGGATTCCTCAG GTGACTCGGATTTAGATTTGATGTCATGTGATGATTCAGCGTTTGATTCAAAAAGTGGTTCCAGTCGATTTGACTCATTAGGTTC TACATTAGCTTCTGCTCAATCAGCAAGCAATACGAGCCAATCAAAATCGGTCACAAGTATTGTCTCTTATCGGAGCTATTTACATGTTAATAACATATTGAAACCGGGGTCTAGTTTGTATCAG GCATTTGGATATTTGACTTGCATTATGGCAACTGCGAATTATGTCCTAGCTTTATATGAATTGGTTACTTTGAACGATTGCTATATAATATTCTGGGTCCAATCATTTTTTGATATATACTTTTATATCAACATCTTTATATCAATGCATCAG GGATACCTCAATAGACACGGCAATCTGATATTGGATGCTACGAAATGCCGGGCCAGGTATTACAGACATAAACTGTGGGTATGGTCGGATCTGCTTTGCAATTTCCCGTTTGAACTGTTTGGGTTCTGTTTTCC GAAACCATTAACAGCGGTGCATTATTTTCGAGCAAACAAATTGCTTAGACTAAAGTACTTGGTAGAGTTCTATCGCAAGACCTCAGCTGAGCTTACAAATAATTTAACAACGTTGCAG TCTGCAATGACCATTTTTATTGTGGTGCTGCTGTTACATACTTTTACTTGCATTTGGCTTTTGACACTGTTAGCCTTATCACCTTACAATGTTATTAGGACACTGAAAATGCACTTGCTAGACGA TGACTTGCCTCTACGGCTATGGGACTACACCAGCTCCTTCTACGTAGTAGTTGCAGTTCTGACTTCTACGGGTGGTGACGAATTCCTAGTAGATGCTATACCTTCTAAGATCATCCTGGCTATATGCCTCATTTGTGGTAAAATGTTGGCAGCCACTGTAATAGCTACATCCATGCAAGTTACATACTCGGCTAGATATGCTTTGAATACTTATGAAAAAGCTGCATGGGAGCTCATTGATGTTTTAAAAAATCAGGGGTTGTCAA ATTACCAACTAATGAAGTTTTGGAAATACGTTCAAACGCTGTGGGTTACTGAAAGAGGGCGTCAG TTACCAGCTTTGCTCGCTCGGACCCCGTACGTGCTCCGCTGTGACCTgatgtcggccatgtttggccaaCATTTGcgcaattgttttattttcgcAGAAACCGGCGAGCCCTTCCTACGTCAGCTTAGCGCGCTGCTGGATTACTCCATCTATTTTCCAG